A region of the Pseudarthrobacter sp. MM222 genome:
TCACCTTCCGCCGCACGCCCGGCATAGCGTACATCCGCGACCTCATCCGCACCGGCGTCCTCGGCAATGTCCTGCACTTCAGCGGCCGTTACTGGACCGACTACGGCTTCAGCCCGTCGGCCCCCATGAGCTGGCGGTACAAGGGCGGCCCCGGCTCTGGTGCGCTGGCCGACGTCGGAAGCCACCTGACGTACGTCGCCGAATTCCTCTGCGGAGACATCAAGTCCATCAGAGGCGGCCGCCTCAGCACCGTCATCGACAAGCGCCCGCTGCCGCTAGGGGCCCTCATGGGCCACGACCACGCCGCGGTCAGCGACACCTTCGAACCGGTCGAGAACGACGACTACGCTGTGTTCTCCGCCGAGTTCGAGAACGGCGCCGGCGGCTTCGAGGTCTCTCGGGTTGCGGCAGGCCACGCCAACAGCCTCATCTTCGAGGTCTTCTGCGAAAACGGCGCCGCCCGGTTCGACCAGCGACGCCCCGCGGAGATCGAACTGTTCCTCAACGACGGCCCGGCCAACGAGAACGGCTACCGCCAGGTCATCCTCGGACCCGGACACCCCTACATCGCCGGCGGCCTGGCCATGGACGCGCCCAGCGTCGGATTCGGCCAAAACGACGCCTTCGCCTACCAGTCCCGGGCCTTCCTCGAGGAAGTCGCCGGCCTCGGCGAGGCGGACTCCCTGCCCCGCTGCGCCACCTTCGACGAGGGCGTGCGCAACATGGAACTGCTCGGCGCCGTCACGGAATCCGCGCTCAACAACGGAAAGAAAATCACGCTATGAAACTCGGTGTCTACAACGCAATCCTGCACGACCGGCCCCTTCCCGAGGCCCTGAAAGTCATTGCCAACCTGGGGCTGACCGGCATCGAAATCAACACGGGCGGATTCCTGCCGGCCGTCCACGTCCCCAACATGGACCAGATCCTCGAAAGCGATGCGGCCCGCGACGACTACCTCGCCATCTTCGAGGACACCGGAGTCTCGATCGCCGGCCTGAACTGCAACGGCAACCCCCTGCATCCCAAGCGTGAGATCGGCGAGAAACACGCCGAGGACATCCGCCGTTCCATCCGGCTGGCGGAGCGGCTTGGACAGGACCGCGTGGTCACCATGTCCGGCCTGCCCGGCGGCGAACCCGGGGCCACCACGGTCAACTGGGTCGTCAACGCCTGGAACTCCGCGGCCCTGGACGTGCTCGACTACCAGTGGGGCGTCGCGGCCGACTTCTGGAACGAAACTGACCGCCTCGCGGCCGACCACGGCGTGAAGGTGGCCCTCGAGCTGCATCCGCAGAATATCGTGTTCAATACCGCCGACGTCCACAAGCTCATCGAGCTCACAGGCGCCACCCATGTCGGCGTCGAACTGGACGCCTCGCACTTGTTCTGGCAGCAGATGGACCCGGTCGCCGTGGTCCGCGAGCTCGGTCCGCTGGTCTTCCAGGCAGCCGCAAAGGACGTCCGCGTCAACACGGCGAACGCCGCGCTCTACGGTGTCCTCGACAACAGCTTCCGCCGGCTCTCTCCGGACGAAAACCGCACCAACCTCGGCGGCGACGAGTGGGCCAACGAATGGCCCAAGGACTCCGCGTGGGACTTCGTGGCGCTCGGGCGCGGGCACGACACCGCCTACTGGGCCGAGTTCCTTCGCGCGCTGTACGAGGTGGACCCCGACATGCTCGTCAATATCGAGCACGAGGACGTCTCCCTCGGCCGGATCGAGGGCCTCCAGGTGGCGGCCAAGGTCCTGCGGGACGCCGACGCAGCCCTCTCGGCGTCGCTGCACCTAACAAACTGACGGCCTGACGGCCCGACGGCCCGACGGCTGGCAACCCGCGGGGTCGCCGGAACGCTGCGGGGTCGCCGGAAACTTCCGGCGATCTGGCAGCGTCCCGGCGACGTCGACGCCGGCACCCGAACAGCCCGAGAACAGCCCCCGGACAAAAGGACCATCGCACATGCGCATCGGACTTGTCGGTTATGGAGCCGGCGGCAGGTACTTCCACGCCCCCTTCATCGAAGCGGCCGACGGCGTCGAACTCGCCGGAGTCGTGGCACGGTCGCCGGACAAACGAGCGGAAGTCGCCGCGGATTTCCCTGGCCTTCCCGTCTATGCCAGCCTGACGGAGCTGCTCGACGCCGGCGTGGACGCCGTCACCATCACAACGTTCCCGCACACACGCCAGGAACTGGTGCTGGAGGCCATCGCGGCCGGCGTACACGTCGTGGCGGACAAACCGTTCGCCTCCGACGCCGCCTCGGCCCGGGAGCTTGCCGATGCGGCCCGGCGCGCGGGCGTGGTCCTGAACGTTTATCACAACCGCCGCCGCGACGCCGATATCCTCACGCTGGCCGGCGTCATCGCCGCGGGCGAACTCGGGGACGTATGGCGGGTCCACTCGATCATGGACCAGGACGGCGCCGCCACCCTCGAGACCGGGACCGCCGGCGGGCTCTTGCGCGATCTGGGTAGCCACCTCGTGGACCAGATGCTGTGGCTGCTGGGCCCGGCAACCCACGTCTACGGTGCCCTCGACTGGACAGACCGCTTCGGCGAGACCACTGACTGCGGCTTCTTCGTGACACTGACGCACGCGTCCGGAGCCGTCTCCACGGTCTCCGCCAGCAAACTCAACCACTCCACCACGCGTGAACTGCGCGCTTACGGCAGCGCCGGCAGCTACATTGCCTCGGGCGCCGACGTCCAGGCCGAGGCCCTGGCCGCGGGCCGCCGCCCGGGCCTGGAGCCGGCCACGTGGGGGATCGATGTACCGGAAAACTGGGGGACCCTCGCGGTAGCCGGGGGCCGCGCCCAGGTGGCCTCGGCGCAGGGCAACTACGCAGGGTTCTACACCGAGTTCGCCCGCGCCATCCGGGACGGAGGGCCCGGACCGGTGCCGGCCGAGGAGGGCGTGCAGACCCTTGAGGTCCTCGACGCGGCCCGGCTCAGCGCCCGGGAGAACAGGGCGGTGGAGCTGGGCGGACCGGCTCTGGAGTAGCGGACCGCCGTCGTACCTGGTACTTGAAGTCGGTGGAAAACACGAGGTCGCCGGAAGGCTGCGGGGTCGCCGGAACCTTCCGGCGATCTGGCACGGTTCCGGCGACCTGGACGCTTCGACGCCTCGACGCCGCGACATGGACGCTGGCGACGCCGGGGCCGGGACGCCCACGGCGTCGCCGGTCGGCAGGTGCGGCGCCGGGAGCCCCTAGGAGTAGTACTGCGCCAGGGTCTCGGCCTTGAACTCGAAGAAGTTGCCGGCCTCGATGGCGAGCCGGGCGTCGTCGACCATTTTCACTACGAAGCGCTCGTTGTGGATCGAGATCAGGGTGGCCGAGACCATCTCCTTGGCCTTGAACAGGTGGTGGATGTAGGCCCGGGAGTAGTTCAGGCAGGCGTAGCAGTCGCAGCCGTCCTGCAGCGGGCCGAAGTCGCGCTTGTACTTGGCGCCGGAGAGGTTGTAGCGGCCGGTGGGGTGGTAAAACGCCGAGTTGCGGGCCACCCGCGTGGGGGAGACACAGTCGAAGGTGTCCGCGCCGTTCTCGATCGCGGTGAAAATGTCGTCCGGTTCGGAAATGCCCAGCAGGTGCCGCGGCTTGTTCTCCGGCAGCTCCTCGTTGCACCAGCGCACGATGGTGCCGAGGTTCTCCTTCTCCAACGCCCCGCCGATGCCGAAGCCGTCGAAGTTCATGGCGCCGAGGTCCCGGCAGGCCTTGCGGCGCAGGTCCTCGTACTGGGCGCCCTGGATCACGCCGAACAATGCCTGATACGGCTTGCCGCCGCGCTCCGACGTGAGCCGGAAGTGTTCCGTGATGCACCGCTCGGCCCAGCGCCGGGTGCGTTCGAGGGATTCCTCCTGGTAGCCGCGGGAGTTCTGCAGCGTGGTCAGCTCGTCGAAGGCGAACATGATGTCGGCGCCGATCTGGTGCTGGACGCTCATGGAAATTTCCGGGCTGAAGCGGTGCCGGTCCCCGTTGAGGTGGCTCTTGAACCACACGCCCTCCTCGTCAACGTGCGCCAGCCGCTCCTTGCCGGGCGCCACGGCGTCGTCGGGGACCGCGGTATCCGCAACTGGCGCAGTTTTCATGTCGATGACCTTCTTGAAGCCCGATCCGAGGCTCATCACCTGGAATCCACCGGAATCGGTGAAGGTGGGGCCCTGCCAGTTCATGAACGCGCCCAACCCACCGGCTTCGTCCAGGATGTCCGCGCCCGGCTGCAGATACAGGTGGTAGGCGTTGGCCAGCACGGCCTGCGCCCCCAGCTCGGCAATGGATTCCGGCAACACCGATTTCACCGTGGCCTTGGTGCCGACCGCGATGAAGGCGGGGGTCTGGATCTCGCCGTGCGGCGTGCTGATGGTGCCCGTGCGGCCCAGGAACGGGCCGCCGTTCTCGGCCAGCTGGGCGGACGACGGCGAGCAGCTCTCGCTCAGGCGTTTGCCCACGCGGAAGGAAAACTCGGATTGCCGGGCAGGCTGGAGCGGCGGCGCGGCTGGTTCAGGAATGGCTGGCACCGTTCAAGTGTGCCAGCTAACAGCTGGCAACCCTTAGTGCAGCGGGTCGGATGTGGGGTAGTTCTCAGCCCGCCATTTGTCCCAGTGCTTCCGAACGTCCTCCAGCCGGTGGGCGCCCAGATCGTAGGTCGAAACGATCACGAGGGAGCCGCCGTCGGGCCGGATGTCCGGGATGGACGGCTGGTCCGCCACGATCACGAGCCCTTCGCCGTGCTCGGCGTAGTCGTGAACCGTCAGACCCACCTGATGGTTGCTCCGGAACCACACCTTGCCGGTGATTTCCTCGCCGGTGGCCAGGGTCAGAGAATAGGGTTCGCCCGGCGCCGGCACATCGTCGACGCCCAGCTTCTCGATGACCGAGCCTTCGGTGCCGGGAACAGAGAAGAAGAACGTGCGGCGCTTTCCGTGGGGATGCCGCTCCAAGGCAAAGCGGAGCTGCTGAAGGAAGGTCAGCCAGCCCTGGGTGATGTCCTCATCCCAGGCGGCCCACTCGGAGTTGTGGTCGATCGCGGCGCGGGTGACGCTGACCTCGGTGCCGGTGGAGACGGGTTTCAGCGTGAAGACGTCGCCGCCGTCGACCACGAGGGAGGTGTGGTCCGCGCCTTCGACCACGTTGGGGCTGAAGTAGATCTCGTTGATCTCGGCGGCCTGATCATCAGCTTGCCAGCCGTGCCACTGTGCCACCTTGGACGGTTCGCGCAGCATTGTCCAGACCTGCTGCGCGTCGGAGTTGATCACAACGCTCAGATTGTTCGTCATGGGGCGAATCTACAACGACCGGCCGCAAGGGGCTAGGGCCAAGCGGGCGTCAGGCGCGGACAGACTCGAGTTCGTTGCCGATCCGGCGCTCCAGCTCCGGAGCCCCGATCGTCTCCGAGCCTCCGTGCGCGCGCAGGAACATCAGCGCCTCCAGCCGCAGCAGGCGCCATTCCCGTTCCGCATCCGGGTTCGAGTTGTCGATCGAGCGGAAGATTTCCTTGTCGTACAGGTTCGGTTCGTTGAGCGAGCGCTGCCGCACCTTGGCGTTGATCCGGGCCTTGAACGGGTCCGTTTCCATGGTGTCCGGCGTACGGAGGAACTTCTCGTAGACGCTGGCACGTTCCTCCTGCCCGAGGCTGCGGCAGATGTAGCTGGAGAGGGCCAGGGCCGCCTCCACCGATGCCCACCGGCCGGGGTTCCCGTCGAAGGGCAGGACGTTGAGCAGGTCGGCGACGGCGAGGGCGTTCTCGGCGTCCTTGCGGAGGATGAACAGCTCGTGCGCCAGATCGCTGAGGTCCTTGAGGCAGCTGCCGGACTTGGGATTGATGCCCTTGGCCAGCCGCTCGGCGAGCAACTGCACGCCCACGGCGTCCGGGTGTGCCTCCGCCGCCGCTGCCACCACGGACTCCGATGTTCCTTCGGTAGACGGGATCAGTGCCAGGTCCTCCTCGCTTGGGCCGCTCGCTGCCGGCGGCGAAGCAGGCAGGGGAGGAACGACGACGGCGGGCGCCGCCGGGGGATTGCCGGCGGCTACAGCGGGGGATTCCGGAGTGGGGGCGCCCTCTGCGGCGTCTTCCTTCACCCTGCCAGCGCTGCCGGTGCCGTCGTTGACGCTGCCAGCGCTGCCGGTGCCGTCGTCGACGGTGCCGCTGCCGCCGGCGATGCGGCCCGGAGCCTCCGCGCGCCCGTCCCCTTGGGCGGGACTTTGGCCTGCGGCGGGACGGTCGCCGCGAGCGGAAGCCTCGGACGCCTCGGAAGCCGCGGCTACGTCCTCGGGGGCAGCGAGGACCGTGACGGCGGAACCGGCAGCGATGCGCAGCATTCCGCCGCCGGTCAGGGTCGCGAGGACCAACGCGGGGGTGCCGAAATCGTCCGTTTCGACGTCCACACGCTGGATCTCTGCGGAGCGTTTGCCGTCCGGAAGGAGCAGGTGGTCGCCGGTCCGCAGAGATCCAGCCTGCTGTGCGCTGTAGTTCCGGGAGGCTCGCGGGTGGGTCATCGGGGGTCCTTAATTCTCTTATGGTCCGCCCAACAGTCTACAAAGGCAGGTGGTGAAGTCGGGGACGCCGGGGTTGCCTCGAGCGTCCCGGGGACTCGGCCGGGCAGGCCTGGGCCGCCCGGCGGCCGTCAGTTGCCGACGCCTGCGAAGGCCAGTGCCTGACGGATCAGCGCCCCGCGGCCGCCGCTGAATTCGAGCTGCACATCCGAGCTCATCACTTCCTGCGGGGTCATCCAGGTGAGTTCGAGGGCGTCCTGCCGCGGCGTGCATTCACCGGTGACCGGGATGATGTACGCCAGCGCGACAGCGTGCTGGCGGTCGTCCGTGAATCCGGTGTGGGACGGGGCGGGGAAGTATTCGGCAACGGTGAACGGGACCGGGCTGATGGGCAGCTGCGGGAACGCCAGCGGGCCGAGGTCCTTCTCCATGTGCCGCAGGAGCGCGGCGCGGATGGTCTCGCGGTAGAGCACGCGGCCGGACACGAGGGACCGGATCATGTTGCCGTCCTCGTCGGCCTGCAGCAGCGTGCCGACTTCATTCACAAACCCGAGCGGATCCAGCCGAACTGGGACGGCCTCGACGTAGACCATCGGCAGCCGCCCCCGCGCCTCGAACAAGTCGTCTTCGGAGAGCCAGCCGGGATTCGGGTCAGGAGTGCGAACGTTCATGGTTAAGTTCTACCGCATCCCTGACCCGTTCCCCGCGCCGTCCCTCAGGTCGCCAGCACCGAGTCCAGCGGTTCGCCGGACGCAATCCGTGCCAGCAGCGCCGGTTCGGCGGCGTCGGAGGCCAGCGCCCGCGCCAGGACATCGGCCGCCGCCTGCGGCGCCAGGACGATCACGCCGTTGTCGTCCCCGAGCACCCAGTCGCCCGGATTGACCTGGATGCCGCCGCACTGCACCGGGACGTTCACG
Encoded here:
- a CDS encoding sugar phosphate isomerase/epimerase family protein — translated: MKLGVYNAILHDRPLPEALKVIANLGLTGIEINTGGFLPAVHVPNMDQILESDAARDDYLAIFEDTGVSIAGLNCNGNPLHPKREIGEKHAEDIRRSIRLAERLGQDRVVTMSGLPGGEPGATTVNWVVNAWNSAALDVLDYQWGVAADFWNETDRLAADHGVKVALELHPQNIVFNTADVHKLIELTGATHVGVELDASHLFWQQMDPVAVVRELGPLVFQAAAKDVRVNTANAALYGVLDNSFRRLSPDENRTNLGGDEWANEWPKDSAWDFVALGRGHDTAYWAEFLRALYEVDPDMLVNIEHEDVSLGRIEGLQVAAKVLRDADAALSASLHLTN
- a CDS encoding Gfo/Idh/MocA family protein; translation: MADSLGVAVIGAGMAGKAHAAAYRTASALYSPVLPPIRLVSIGDVNAEFGSLAAKRFGYERNDTSWQAIAEADDIDVVSVVIANSLHREVVEGLLAAGKHVLCEKPLSDSLEDARAMADAARNASSIARIGFTFRRTPGIAYIRDLIRTGVLGNVLHFSGRYWTDYGFSPSAPMSWRYKGGPGSGALADVGSHLTYVAEFLCGDIKSIRGGRLSTVIDKRPLPLGALMGHDHAAVSDTFEPVENDDYAVFSAEFENGAGGFEVSRVAAGHANSLIFEVFCENGAARFDQRRPAEIELFLNDGPANENGYRQVILGPGHPYIAGGLAMDAPSVGFGQNDAFAYQSRAFLEEVAGLGEADSLPRCATFDEGVRNMELLGAVTESALNNGKKITL
- a CDS encoding Gfo/Idh/MocA family protein, with the protein product MRIGLVGYGAGGRYFHAPFIEAADGVELAGVVARSPDKRAEVAADFPGLPVYASLTELLDAGVDAVTITTFPHTRQELVLEAIAAGVHVVADKPFASDAASARELADAARRAGVVLNVYHNRRRDADILTLAGVIAAGELGDVWRVHSIMDQDGAATLETGTAGGLLRDLGSHLVDQMLWLLGPATHVYGALDWTDRFGETTDCGFFVTLTHASGAVSTVSASKLNHSTTRELRAYGSAGSYIASGADVQAEALAAGRRPGLEPATWGIDVPENWGTLAVAGGRAQVASAQGNYAGFYTEFARAIRDGGPGPVPAEEGVQTLEVLDAARLSARENRAVELGGPALE
- a CDS encoding SRPBCC domain-containing protein, whose product is MTNNLSVVINSDAQQVWTMLREPSKVAQWHGWQADDQAAEINEIYFSPNVVEGADHTSLVVDGGDVFTLKPVSTGTEVSVTRAAIDHNSEWAAWDEDITQGWLTFLQQLRFALERHPHGKRRTFFFSVPGTEGSVIEKLGVDDVPAPGEPYSLTLATGEEITGKVWFRSNHQVGLTVHDYAEHGEGLVIVADQPSIPDIRPDGGSLVIVSTYDLGAHRLEDVRKHWDKWRAENYPTSDPLH
- a CDS encoding NUDIX hydrolase family protein codes for the protein MNVRTPDPNPGWLSEDDLFEARGRLPMVYVEAVPVRLDPLGFVNEVGTLLQADEDGNMIRSLVSGRVLYRETIRAALLRHMEKDLGPLAFPQLPISPVPFTVAEYFPAPSHTGFTDDRQHAVALAYIIPVTGECTPRQDALELTWMTPQEVMSSDVQLEFSGGRGALIRQALAFAGVGN
- a CDS encoding DUF6707 family protein, translating into MTHPRASRNYSAQQAGSLRTGDHLLLPDGKRSAEIQRVDVETDDFGTPALVLATLTGGGMLRIAAGSAVTVLAAPEDVAAASEASEASARGDRPAAGQSPAQGDGRAEAPGRIAGGSGTVDDGTGSAGSVNDGTGSAGRVKEDAAEGAPTPESPAVAAGNPPAAPAVVVPPLPASPPAASGPSEEDLALIPSTEGTSESVVAAAAEAHPDAVGVQLLAERLAKGINPKSGSCLKDLSDLAHELFILRKDAENALAVADLLNVLPFDGNPGRWASVEAALALSSYICRSLGQEERASVYEKFLRTPDTMETDPFKARINAKVRQRSLNEPNLYDKEIFRSIDNSNPDAEREWRLLRLEALMFLRAHGGSETIGAPELERRIGNELESVRA
- the tgt gene encoding tRNA guanosine(34) transglycosylase Tgt; this translates as MPAIPEPAAPPLQPARQSEFSFRVGKRLSESCSPSSAQLAENGGPFLGRTGTISTPHGEIQTPAFIAVGTKATVKSVLPESIAELGAQAVLANAYHLYLQPGADILDEAGGLGAFMNWQGPTFTDSGGFQVMSLGSGFKKVIDMKTAPVADTAVPDDAVAPGKERLAHVDEEGVWFKSHLNGDRHRFSPEISMSVQHQIGADIMFAFDELTTLQNSRGYQEESLERTRRWAERCITEHFRLTSERGGKPYQALFGVIQGAQYEDLRRKACRDLGAMNFDGFGIGGALEKENLGTIVRWCNEELPENKPRHLLGISEPDDIFTAIENGADTFDCVSPTRVARNSAFYHPTGRYNLSGAKYKRDFGPLQDGCDCYACLNYSRAYIHHLFKAKEMVSATLISIHNERFVVKMVDDARLAIEAGNFFEFKAETLAQYYS